The following proteins are encoded in a genomic region of Paenibacillus sp. FSL H3-0469:
- a CDS encoding GNAT family N-acetyltransferase has translation MLTFELARPQDAAMLADVQKRTFDDDARRYQDKEEDGPPGYDSVSWQIGQMQQSHYYKLLKDGEIVGGMIIFPSSSEEECHLGRIFIDPLCQNQGFGHEALHFLFVQYPAAKRWTLDTPSWAVRNHHFYEKHGFIRTGEIYDAESSQSIWEYERTHPLT, from the coding sequence ATGCTGACCTTTGAACTCGCCCGGCCACAAGATGCGGCCATGTTGGCGGATGTACAAAAAAGAACCTTCGACGATGATGCCCGCCGTTATCAGGATAAAGAAGAGGATGGCCCTCCAGGCTATGATTCGGTGTCTTGGCAGATCGGGCAAATGCAGCAGAGCCATTATTACAAGCTCCTGAAAGATGGTGAAATTGTCGGCGGGATGATAATTTTCCCTTCTTCTTCAGAAGAGGAATGTCATCTGGGCCGCATCTTTATCGATCCGCTCTGCCAGAATCAAGGCTTCGGACATGAGGCTTTGCATTTCTTATTTGTACAGTACCCTGCTGCCAAGCGCTGGACGCTGGATACACCCTCGTGGGCCGTCCGCAATCATCACTTCTATGAGAAGCACGGATTCATTCGTACCGGAGAAATCTATGATGCGGAGAGCAGCCAGAGCATCTGGGAATATGAGCGGACACATCCGCTGACATAG
- a CDS encoding NAD(P)-dependent oxidoreductase has product MEMKHIGFIGLGTMGAPMASNLLRSGFEVTVYNRTAAKCKPLEQEGAKTAATPQAAAEGKDVIITMISNDDSIREVFYGDDGILATLQPGTTVVDSSTISPGLAKEIAAEVEARGGSFLDAPVTGSKPAAIDGTLVFMVGGHAEVIEKHRDLFDSMGRLLLHMGANGSGAVAKLAHNAMVGIHNVALAEGFSIAVKSGVPADKFLELVKNGSAGSKQAELKGQKIIDGDFSNQFSLALMLKDLKLASSLSDSTGVPSPMLGVAKSMFQAGFNHGYGDEDLSAVVKSYEDWIGKKIGEGN; this is encoded by the coding sequence ATTGAAATGAAGCACATCGGCTTTATCGGACTCGGAACAATGGGAGCACCTATGGCGTCGAACCTGCTGCGAAGCGGCTTTGAGGTTACGGTGTACAACCGTACAGCAGCGAAATGCAAACCTCTGGAACAGGAAGGCGCGAAAACAGCCGCCACACCGCAGGCAGCAGCGGAAGGCAAGGATGTTATTATCACCATGATCAGCAACGATGATTCGATCCGTGAAGTCTTCTACGGTGACGATGGTATTCTCGCTACCCTTCAGCCGGGAACAACTGTGGTTGATTCCAGCACCATCTCCCCCGGCCTTGCAAAAGAGATCGCCGCTGAAGTTGAAGCGCGGGGCGGCAGCTTCCTTGATGCCCCTGTAACCGGCAGCAAGCCGGCAGCTATCGACGGCACACTGGTCTTCATGGTCGGCGGACATGCCGAAGTGATTGAGAAGCACCGGGATCTCTTCGACTCCATGGGCCGCCTGCTGCTTCATATGGGCGCTAACGGCAGCGGCGCTGTAGCCAAGCTGGCTCACAATGCCATGGTCGGCATTCACAATGTCGCGCTCGCCGAGGGCTTCTCCATCGCTGTGAAGTCCGGGGTGCCCGCAGACAAGTTCCTGGAGCTGGTGAAGAATGGTTCGGCCGGCAGCAAGCAGGCCGAGCTGAAGGGCCAGAAGATCATTGATGGCGACTTCAGCAACCAATTCTCACTCGCCCTGATGCTTAAGGATCTCAAGCTGGCATCCTCGCTCAGTGATTCCACCGGCGTCCCTTCCCCTATGCTCGGCGTAGCCAAGAGCATGTTCCAGGCAGGCTTCAACCACGGCTATGGCGACGAGGACCTGTCCGCGGTGGTCAAATCCTACGAGGACTGGATCGGGAAGAAGATCGGAGAAGGTAACTAA
- a CDS encoding glucose-6-phosphate isomerase, translated as MSKKINFDYTKALSFFSQTEIDYFAAPVKLAHEQLHNKSGAGSDYLGWIDLPTAYDKEEFARIQQAAKKIQSDSEVLIVIGIGGSYLGARAAIEALSHSFYNNLSKDKRKTPEVYFAGNNISSTYITHLLDLVEGKDFSVNVISKSGTTTEPAIAFRIFRAALEKKYGKEEARKRIYATTDKEKGALKKLANEEGYESFIIPDDVGGRYSVLTPVGLLPIAVAGINIEEMMQGAAAAADEFNNPDVATNQSYQYAAVRNALYRKGKTTEILVNYEPSLHFVSEWWKQLYGESEGKDFKGIYPSSVDFSTDLHSMGQFIQEGNRNIFETVIQVEKVQHHVTIENDPDDLDGLNFLTGQTMDFVNKKAFQGTMLAHTDGQVPNLIVTIPDQTPYTFGYLVYFFEKACGISGYLLGVNPFDQPGVEAYKKNMFALLGKPGYEKEKAELEARLTE; from the coding sequence ATGTCCAAGAAGATTAATTTTGACTACACCAAAGCCCTTTCCTTCTTCAGCCAGACCGAGATCGACTACTTCGCCGCTCCGGTGAAGCTGGCCCACGAACAATTGCATAACAAGAGCGGAGCCGGCTCCGATTACCTGGGCTGGATCGATCTCCCTACAGCGTATGACAAGGAAGAATTCGCCCGCATTCAGCAGGCGGCCAAGAAGATCCAGAGTGATTCCGAAGTATTGATCGTGATCGGGATCGGCGGCTCTTATCTGGGAGCACGCGCAGCTATTGAGGCGCTGTCGCATTCTTTCTACAATAACCTGTCCAAGGACAAGCGCAAGACACCGGAGGTTTATTTTGCCGGTAATAACATCAGCTCTACCTATATCACGCATCTGCTTGACCTGGTAGAAGGCAAAGACTTCTCCGTGAACGTAATCTCCAAATCCGGTACAACTACCGAGCCTGCCATTGCCTTCCGTATCTTCCGTGCAGCACTGGAGAAGAAATACGGCAAGGAAGAAGCACGCAAACGGATCTACGCTACAACAGACAAGGAGAAAGGCGCACTCAAGAAGCTGGCTAACGAAGAAGGCTATGAGTCGTTCATTATCCCGGATGATGTAGGCGGACGTTACTCCGTATTGACACCGGTAGGCCTTCTGCCTATCGCCGTAGCGGGAATTAACATTGAAGAAATGATGCAGGGGGCCGCAGCCGCAGCCGATGAGTTCAACAATCCCGATGTGGCTACGAACCAGAGCTATCAATATGCTGCAGTACGTAACGCGCTCTACCGCAAAGGCAAGACGACAGAAATCCTCGTGAACTACGAGCCGTCCCTGCACTTTGTCTCTGAATGGTGGAAGCAGCTGTACGGCGAAAGCGAAGGTAAGGACTTCAAGGGAATCTATCCGTCCTCGGTGGACTTCTCGACGGACCTGCACTCCATGGGCCAATTCATTCAGGAGGGTAACCGCAACATCTTCGAGACGGTTATTCAAGTGGAGAAGGTACAGCACCATGTAACGATCGAGAATGATCCGGACGATCTGGACGGCCTTAACTTCCTGACCGGCCAGACGATGGACTTCGTGAATAAGAAGGCGTTCCAGGGAACTATGCTCGCGCATACCGACGGACAGGTGCCGAACCTGATCGTTACGATTCCTGACCAGACGCCTTATACTTTCGGCTATCTGGTGTACTTCTTCGAGAAGGCTTGCGGGATCAGCGGATACCTGCTGGGTGTGAATCCGTTCGACCAGCCGGGTGTTGAAGCCTACAAGAAGAACATGTTCGCACTGCTGGGCAAACCAGGCTACGAGAAAGAAAAGGCAGAGCTGGAAGCCAGACTTACCGAATAG
- a CDS encoding YigZ family protein, whose protein sequence is MLEQYRTVRTPGSLEVVIRKSRFIGHVMPVENEEEAVQFIDSIKKQHWNATHNCSAYMIGERDEIQRQSDDGEPSGTAGKPILEVIRSQQVKNVAIVVTRYFGGIMLGAGGLIRAYTDGAVLALEAGEVITRVLRREVFVEIEYTWLGKVENALRSRNIQTGETLFTDKVTLLCLPRNDEGDAFIAWITDLTEGQSLVTEGRRLYYSEGE, encoded by the coding sequence ATGCTGGAACAATACCGGACGGTGCGTACCCCCGGCTCGCTGGAGGTCGTAATCCGTAAATCACGCTTCATCGGGCATGTTATGCCGGTGGAGAACGAGGAAGAAGCTGTGCAATTTATCGATTCGATCAAGAAGCAGCACTGGAATGCTACGCATAACTGCTCTGCTTATATGATCGGGGAGAGGGATGAGATCCAGAGACAGTCGGATGACGGGGAACCGAGTGGAACGGCCGGGAAACCGATTTTGGAAGTAATCCGCAGCCAACAGGTGAAGAATGTCGCTATTGTAGTTACCCGTTATTTCGGAGGCATTATGCTGGGTGCAGGCGGGCTGATCCGGGCCTATACCGATGGCGCTGTACTGGCGCTTGAGGCCGGAGAGGTCATTACACGTGTGCTGAGACGGGAGGTATTCGTGGAAATCGAGTACACTTGGCTGGGCAAGGTGGAGAATGCACTGCGGAGCCGGAATATCCAGACCGGAGAAACTTTGTTTACGGATAAAGTTACACTGCTGTGTCTTCCGCGCAATGATGAAGGTGACGCATTTATCGCATGGATAACCGATCTTACGGAGGGGCAATCCCTCGTTACGGAAGGGCGGCGGCTTTACTACAGCGAAGGGGAATAG
- a CDS encoding TetR/AcrR family transcriptional regulator — protein MARRAVEQELSRERILEAARHLFITKGYRAISMRSIGQHLGYSHGSLYYHFKEKAELFYAIVVEDFNHVASLLNEAMTTPPEEGMTRVEQLIMEFIRFGLDHPYQYEIMFMIRDEELLAYCRAEQGRCFELFASIVRRHMKEEGYVSEDWQKVPLTLFLSAHGFISYYIQDKVLFEDVKQAALTHVKVLSRSL, from the coding sequence ATGGCAAGAAGAGCAGTGGAACAGGAGTTGTCGAGAGAAAGAATTCTGGAGGCGGCGAGGCATCTTTTCATCACCAAAGGGTACCGTGCCATTTCGATGCGCAGCATTGGCCAGCACCTGGGTTACAGCCACGGCTCCCTGTATTACCATTTCAAAGAGAAGGCCGAACTTTTCTACGCCATTGTAGTTGAGGATTTCAATCATGTGGCTTCGCTGCTGAATGAGGCTATGACCACTCCGCCTGAAGAGGGAATGACCCGGGTGGAGCAGCTGATTATGGAGTTCATCCGGTTCGGGCTGGATCATCCGTATCAGTATGAGATCATGTTCATGATCCGCGACGAAGAGCTGCTGGCGTATTGCCGGGCAGAGCAGGGCCGGTGTTTCGAGTTATTCGCAAGTATTGTCCGCCGTCATATGAAGGAAGAGGGATATGTATCGGAGGACTGGCAGAAGGTGCCGCTGACCTTATTCTTATCTGCTCACGGATTCATTTCGTATTATATTCAGGATAAAGTGTTGTTCGAAGATGTGAAGCAAGCTGCCCTGACACATGTCAAGGTATTAAGCCGCAGTTTATAA
- a CDS encoding secondary thiamine-phosphate synthase enzyme YjbQ: MLHTMEITTSKRDEMRDITREVQAYVKNSGVLNGLLIVYCPHTTAGIAINENADPDVKRDVLMRLDEVYPWEHPKYRHAEGNTASHLKSITAGPSQTLIIHEGAVLLGRWQGIYFCEFDGPRQRQCHLKIMEG; the protein is encoded by the coding sequence ATGCTGCATACTATGGAGATCACCACCAGCAAACGGGATGAAATGCGGGATATTACCCGCGAGGTTCAGGCTTATGTGAAGAATAGCGGGGTACTTAACGGACTGCTGATTGTCTATTGCCCGCACACCACCGCAGGGATTGCGATTAATGAGAACGCCGATCCTGATGTGAAGCGTGATGTGTTGATGCGTCTGGATGAGGTCTATCCTTGGGAGCATCCCAAATACCGCCATGCGGAGGGCAATACGGCTTCCCACCTGAAGTCCATTACGGCCGGTCCTTCGCAGACTCTTATAATTCATGAAGGGGCTGTGCTGCTGGGCCGCTGGCAGGGCATCTATTTTTGCGAGTTCGACGGTCCAAGGCAACGCCAGTGTCACCTCAAAATTATGGAAGGCTAG
- the cysT gene encoding sulfate ABC transporter permease subunit CysT, whose amino-acid sequence MNSLIRHKGWTWGFRSTVVLYFVILIVLPILGVYYNSFSSGLGSFTESVSDPIAWKSVLLTLKLAVIAALTNVLLGTMIAWVLIRYKFRGRALLNSLVDLPFALPTAVGGLMILLLLGPGSLIGGLAESLGFTIVFHQPAIVIAMVFVTFPFVIRAVQPLLEELDASEEEAAYTMGAKPSRVFFQIILPSMAPGMIGGGMLAFSRALAEFGAVVLVAGNIPGRTLVSSVYIFGEVESDNPAGAAAVSIILLTLSFLILWLISLMQMRGRRS is encoded by the coding sequence TTGAATTCGCTGATCAGGCACAAGGGCTGGACCTGGGGATTTAGATCAACGGTTGTACTGTATTTTGTCATACTGATTGTGCTGCCGATCCTTGGGGTCTATTACAATTCATTCTCATCCGGGCTCGGAAGCTTCACTGAAAGTGTAAGCGATCCAATTGCCTGGAAGTCGGTCCTGTTAACACTCAAGCTGGCGGTCATTGCGGCTCTTACGAATGTGCTGCTGGGCACGATGATCGCCTGGGTCCTTATCCGTTATAAGTTCCGGGGCAGGGCGCTGCTGAACAGCCTTGTCGATCTCCCGTTTGCTCTGCCTACTGCGGTTGGCGGACTGATGATTCTGCTGCTGCTGGGTCCGGGAAGCCTGATCGGGGGCCTTGCGGAATCCCTGGGCTTCACGATTGTTTTCCACCAGCCTGCCATTGTAATTGCCATGGTATTCGTCACATTCCCCTTTGTCATCCGGGCAGTACAGCCGCTGCTGGAGGAGCTGGATGCTTCGGAAGAAGAGGCAGCCTATACGATGGGAGCAAAGCCAAGCCGGGTCTTCTTTCAGATCATTCTTCCGTCAATGGCACCTGGCATGATCGGCGGCGGGATGCTGGCCTTCTCGCGGGCGCTCGCTGAATTCGGTGCGGTTGTCCTCGTGGCAGGCAATATTCCGGGGCGCACGCTGGTGTCTTCTGTTTATATTTTCGGAGAGGTCGAAAGTGATAATCCGGCGGGAGCCGCCGCGGTGTCGATTATTCTGTTGACCTTATCCTTCCTGATTCTCTGGCTGATCAGCCTTATGCAGATGCGGGGGAGAAGATCATGA
- a CDS encoding sulfate ABC transporter permease subunit yields MRRLWIGLTYLVFFILIAAPLGRMTMGAFSEGWSGFWNALTRPEALHALLMTGYVVGVVTLLNTLFGIMTALYLVRANWLGRRLKSLLNSIVDLPYAVSPVIGGLMIVLLLGPDSALGALFEQIGVKIVYAFPGMVIATLFVTFPLMVREVMPVLQEIGSQQEEAASTLGAYGWTTFWKVTWPSIRWAVIYGVILTVARSLGEFGAVLVVSGNIMNRTQTATTLVYQDVENFNVTAAGGIALVLAAFSAGLLLLMEWSKRRKGGH; encoded by the coding sequence ATGAGAAGATTGTGGATTGGACTGACCTATCTCGTGTTCTTCATTCTAATCGCAGCTCCGCTTGGCAGGATGACAATGGGGGCCTTCAGCGAAGGCTGGAGCGGCTTCTGGAACGCCCTGACCCGGCCCGAGGCGCTGCATGCGCTGCTGATGACCGGATACGTTGTGGGGGTAGTGACGCTGCTGAATACGCTGTTTGGCATTATGACGGCCCTGTATCTGGTGCGGGCGAACTGGCTGGGGAGGCGTCTCAAAAGCCTGCTGAACAGTATCGTGGATCTGCCTTATGCGGTATCGCCGGTTATCGGCGGGCTGATGATCGTTCTGCTGCTCGGACCAGACAGTGCGCTGGGTGCGTTGTTTGAACAAATCGGAGTGAAGATTGTGTATGCTTTTCCGGGAATGGTGATTGCTACGCTGTTCGTTACGTTCCCGCTGATGGTGCGCGAGGTGATGCCGGTGCTGCAAGAGATCGGCTCCCAGCAGGAGGAGGCTGCGTCTACACTTGGCGCCTATGGCTGGACGACCTTCTGGAAGGTGACCTGGCCGTCTATCCGCTGGGCGGTTATCTATGGAGTGATTCTGACGGTGGCCCGCTCGCTGGGAGAGTTCGGTGCGGTGCTTGTCGTCTCAGGTAATATTATGAACCGGACCCAGACGGCTACCACACTGGTCTATCAGGATGTCGAGAATTTCAATGTTACGGCTGCGGGCGGGATAGCACTGGTGCTGGCCGCATTCTCCGCAGGACTGCTGCTGCTTATGGAATGGAGCAAGAGAAGAAAGGGAGGGCACTGA
- the cysA gene encoding sulfate ABC transporter ATP-binding protein, whose product MHVEVRGLDKHFGDFHAVKDVHFGITKGHLIGLLGPSGGGKTSILRMLAGLETPDSGEIIFHGRAVNHLPPQEREIGFVFQNYALFKHMTVFENIAFGLKVKKASKSVIRDRVTELVELTGLKGFENRYPHQLSGGQRQRVAFARALAPEPQLLLLDEPFAAIDAKIRQELRSWLRELIERVGITSIFVTHDQDEAIEVADEIMIINQGRLEQKGTPWDIYKEPKTPFVATFIGESTLIESASELKGFEGAGDGKPTKALIRPEYIEVGYLHEFKMASATEQGTVKHLHFRGSEWLVEVEVKGHKLVTYRSLEKETLTPGQEISVLVHRAYLFNEERSWIQENGLKKDPMPVFI is encoded by the coding sequence ATGCATGTAGAGGTCCGGGGACTCGATAAGCATTTTGGCGATTTTCATGCGGTGAAGGATGTCCATTTCGGCATTACCAAAGGCCATCTGATCGGGCTGCTCGGCCCAAGCGGCGGCGGCAAAACCTCGATCCTGCGGATGCTTGCAGGACTTGAGACGCCGGACAGCGGCGAGATTATTTTCCACGGCCGGGCGGTGAACCATCTTCCGCCGCAGGAGCGTGAGATCGGCTTTGTCTTCCAGAATTATGCGCTGTTCAAGCATATGACGGTGTTCGAGAATATCGCCTTTGGCCTGAAAGTCAAGAAAGCCAGTAAGTCTGTCATCCGTGACCGTGTCACCGAGCTGGTGGAACTGACTGGACTGAAGGGCTTCGAGAACCGGTATCCGCATCAGCTGTCCGGGGGGCAGCGCCAGCGGGTGGCTTTTGCCCGGGCGCTGGCCCCTGAGCCGCAGCTGCTGCTGCTGGATGAGCCGTTCGCCGCGATTGATGCGAAGATCCGCCAGGAGCTGCGTTCCTGGCTGCGGGAGCTGATCGAACGTGTCGGGATCACCTCCATCTTCGTTACCCACGATCAGGATGAGGCGATTGAAGTGGCGGATGAGATTATGATCATTAATCAGGGGCGGCTGGAGCAGAAGGGTACGCCTTGGGATATCTATAAAGAGCCGAAGACACCGTTTGTGGCCACCTTCATCGGGGAATCTACGCTGATCGAGAGTGCCTCCGAGCTGAAGGGCTTCGAGGGCGCAGGCGACGGTAAGCCGACCAAGGCGCTGATCCGTCCCGAGTACATTGAGGTAGGCTACCTGCATGAATTCAAAATGGCTTCGGCCACGGAGCAGGGTACGGTCAAGCATCTGCATTTTCGCGGAAGTGAATGGCTCGTGGAGGTTGAGGTAAAGGGACATAAGCTGGTCACCTACCGCTCCCTGGAGAAAGAAACGCTGACTCCGGGCCAGGAGATATCCGTGCTGGTACACCGCGCTTACCTGTTCAATGAGGAGCGGAGCTGGATTCAGGAGAATGGACTGAAGAAAGATCCGATGCCTGTATTTATCTAA
- a CDS encoding sulfate ABC transporter substrate-binding protein, with amino-acid sequence MRLIRRSRQLHGWLTVLLLAVFALTAAGCGNEQQAAGEAGAPPQGDLTLVVGAYSVVKDAMGEILPGFAEKWKADTGQSIVFQQSYEASGTQARAIAGGFEADVTLLAMEGDVGKLVKAGLVEKDWKQRGGEAGMVTRSVVALGTREGNPKGIHGFADLAKPGVKVLYPNPKTSGGAQWDINAIYGAGLKRSEEQEGAKDPAAAKAFLESIHRNVESLDKSGRASMAAFEYGVGDVIVTYENELLARIAEGVKYEVVIPKNTILIENPAAVVDKYADKHGTRAAAEALVDYLTTPEAQEIFAKFGFRPVNQQVYAAHESQYPVPAGLFDISYLGGWEEVRTTLYSKRGIWYQVLAGI; translated from the coding sequence ATGAGGCTTATCAGAAGGAGCAGACAACTGCACGGATGGCTGACGGTCTTACTGCTGGCGGTGTTCGCCCTGACCGCTGCCGGTTGCGGGAATGAGCAGCAGGCTGCGGGAGAGGCAGGTGCGCCTCCGCAGGGAGATCTGACGCTTGTGGTGGGTGCCTATAGCGTGGTGAAGGATGCCATGGGCGAGATTCTCCCCGGGTTCGCGGAGAAGTGGAAGGCGGATACCGGTCAATCGATCGTATTCCAGCAGTCCTATGAGGCTTCCGGTACCCAGGCGCGGGCGATTGCCGGCGGTTTCGAGGCGGATGTCACGCTGCTTGCCATGGAAGGCGATGTCGGGAAGCTGGTCAAGGCCGGTCTGGTGGAGAAGGACTGGAAGCAGCGCGGCGGTGAGGCGGGCATGGTGACGCGGTCGGTTGTGGCTCTGGGAACGCGGGAGGGCAATCCGAAGGGGATTCATGGTTTTGCCGATCTGGCGAAGCCGGGGGTGAAGGTGCTCTACCCTAATCCGAAGACCTCCGGCGGTGCCCAGTGGGACATCAACGCAATCTACGGGGCTGGCTTGAAGCGTTCGGAGGAGCAGGAGGGGGCGAAGGACCCTGCGGCGGCCAAGGCTTTTCTGGAGAGCATACACCGAAACGTCGAATCTCTGGATAAAAGCGGGCGGGCCTCGATGGCTGCCTTCGAGTACGGGGTGGGCGATGTAATCGTCACTTATGAGAATGAGCTGCTGGCGCGGATTGCCGAGGGTGTGAAGTATGAGGTGGTCATCCCGAAGAATACGATCCTGATCGAGAATCCTGCGGCCGTGGTGGATAAGTATGCGGATAAGCATGGTACCCGTGCAGCCGCAGAAGCGCTGGTCGATTATCTGACAACGCCTGAGGCACAGGAGATATTCGCCAAGTTCGGCTTCCGTCCCGTGAACCAGCAAGTCTACGCGGCACATGAGAGCCAGTATCCGGTTCCTGCCGGACTGTTCGACATCAGCTATCTTGGCGGCTGGGAGGAAGTCCGCACCACGTTATACTCCAAGCGGGGCATATGGTATCAGGTGCTGGCCGGGATCTAG
- a CDS encoding MBL fold metallo-hydrolase: MDTLVFLGTGDAMGVPRVYCDCETCTEARITGRNNRLRSSVLIDNGSGFLAIDCGPDWRRQMELQGHRTMKRLLVTHAHFDHIGGLPEWADSCRWMGFRGELYAPAEVIPVIQRQYPWLTGHIDMIPCDDGITLDGWQISTWRVNHGKNGYSYAYRLEKEDYVWVYCPDSISLTTEETRRMHGADLLVLGTSFYYEAAELSTRSVYDMTEAADLLETVQPRHAVYTHMSHDINLDKDYILPEKVTLAVTGMRLPLYREEF, from the coding sequence ATGGATACATTAGTGTTCCTCGGAACAGGGGATGCCATGGGCGTACCCCGGGTCTACTGTGATTGTGAGACCTGCACGGAAGCGAGAATCACCGGGCGCAACAACCGCCTGCGTTCTTCTGTGCTTATAGATAACGGCAGCGGCTTCCTGGCGATCGACTGCGGACCGGACTGGCGGCGGCAGATGGAGCTGCAGGGACACCGTACCATGAAGCGTCTGCTCGTGACACATGCGCATTTCGATCATATCGGCGGGCTGCCGGAGTGGGCCGACAGCTGCCGCTGGATGGGCTTCCGGGGCGAGCTGTACGCTCCGGCAGAGGTTATTCCTGTCATTCAGCGGCAATACCCGTGGCTCACCGGACATATCGACATGATTCCTTGCGATGACGGCATCACATTGGACGGCTGGCAGATTTCGACTTGGCGGGTCAACCATGGCAAGAATGGTTATTCCTACGCCTACCGGCTGGAGAAGGAGGACTATGTCTGGGTGTACTGCCCGGACTCGATCTCTCTGACCACGGAGGAAACCAGGCGTATGCATGGAGCGGACCTGCTGGTGCTGGGAACCAGCTTTTATTACGAGGCAGCTGAATTGTCCACCCGCTCTGTGTATGATATGACCGAAGCCGCCGACCTGCTGGAGACCGTTCAGCCGCGCCATGCGGTCTACACACATATGTCGCATGACATCAATCTGGACAAGGATTATATTCTGCCTGAGAAGGTTACGCTTGCTGTGACGGGGATGAGGCTTCCGCTGTACCGGGAGGAGTTCTAA
- a CDS encoding VOC family protein — protein sequence MIKGFGGIFWRTGNLEAVKKWYSEALKLEIDSWNGTVIRPGSGNETVLSFFSEHDPYFPAEQQVMLNFQVHDLDEVIKHLEQIGVPLAKNKESSEFGQFVWITDPDGRLVELWEK from the coding sequence ATGATCAAAGGTTTCGGAGGTATCTTCTGGAGGACCGGAAATCTTGAAGCGGTGAAGAAATGGTACAGTGAGGCACTGAAGCTTGAAATCGACAGTTGGAACGGGACTGTAATCAGACCCGGGTCAGGCAATGAGACGGTCTTGTCCTTCTTCAGTGAGCATGATCCTTATTTCCCGGCAGAGCAACAGGTGATGTTGAATTTCCAGGTTCATGATCTGGACGAGGTTATCAAGCATCTGGAGCAGATAGGCGTACCGCTTGCCAAGAACAAAGAGAGTAGCGAATTCGGACAATTTGTTTGGATTACAGACCCTGACGGGCGGCTGGTTGAGCTTTGGGAGAAATAA
- a CDS encoding GNAT family N-acetyltransferase, giving the protein MSNDFIPIMLDIPESFETERLLVRALRPGDGKEMNEAIRESLDELKPWMPFAQSMPAVEETEQYVRESQVAYLKRTTLNMEVFRKEDGRFVGNIGLHHVDWDCRQFEIGYWIRSSCSGKGYMTEAVNGITDFAIRELGASRIEIRCSALNGRSAAVAERAGFTLDGILRKSTRESDGELHDSKVYAKVRGAEF; this is encoded by the coding sequence ATGAGTAATGATTTCATTCCGATTATGCTAGATATTCCAGAGAGCTTTGAGACAGAGCGGCTGCTTGTCCGTGCTTTGCGGCCTGGAGACGGTAAGGAAATGAATGAAGCCATCCGGGAGAGTCTGGATGAGCTGAAGCCGTGGATGCCCTTTGCCCAGAGTATGCCGGCTGTGGAGGAAACGGAGCAATACGTCCGTGAATCGCAAGTAGCCTATCTGAAACGCACCACTTTGAATATGGAGGTTTTCCGTAAGGAGGACGGCAGATTCGTGGGCAATATAGGTCTGCATCATGTGGATTGGGATTGCCGCCAATTCGAAATAGGGTACTGGATCAGAAGCTCTTGCTCGGGCAAGGGATACATGACGGAAGCGGTGAACGGAATTACAGATTTTGCAATCAGAGAACTTGGAGCAAGCCGGATTGAAATCCGGTGCAGTGCCCTTAACGGGAGAAGCGCGGCTGTCGCGGAGCGTGCCGGATTTACACTGGATGGTATTTTGCGCAAAAGCACCCGTGAGTCGGACGGGGAGCTCCATGACAGCAAGGTATATGCCAAGGTGCGGGGTGCTGAATTCTAA